CAACGACCTGCTGCATGCCCGGCCCCACGGCGGGGAAAGCGTGCACCAGATGCAGCAGCGCGCGCTGGCGGTGTTGGAGGCCCATGGCGCCTGGCGGGCCGACACGGCTACCCTGGTTGTCACCCACGCAGGGGTTATTCGTGCCGTGCTCGATCATGCCGGCGTGCGCGACGCCTGGGTCACCCAGACGCCGTATGGCGGCGGCTGGATGTTATCGGCGGACAAATCCGTGACGGCGCTGGGCTAAGCGGCGCTTTCGTCCCAGCCGCTGATGGCCTTGACTTCGAGGAAGTCTTCCAGGCCCCAATCGCCGCCTTCACGGCCATTGCCCGACATTTTGTAGCCGCCGAACGGGCTGCCGCCGGGGCGCTGGGCGCCGTTCAGCAACACCATGCCTGCACGCAGTTCGCGGGCCACTTTCTGAGCCCGCGCCTGATCACCGGACTGCACGTAGGCCGCCAGGCCATACTGGGTGTCGTTGGCAATCTCGACAGCTTCCGCTTCGGTTTCAAACGGGATCATGGTCAGAACCGGACCGAAAATCTCTTCCCGGGCGATTGCCATGTCATTGTTGACGTCGGCAAACACGGTCGGGCGCACGAAGTAACCACGGTTGAAGCCGTCCGGGCGGCCCGTGCCGCCGGCCACCAGTTTGGCGCCTTCGTCGATGCCTTTCTGGATCAGCGTCTGCACCTTGTCGAACTGCATTTGCGAAATCAGCGGGCCGATATGATTGCCCTCTTCCGCCGGATCGCCGACCTTGCAGTTTTTCGCAGTTTCAGCGGCAATTTCCACGGCACTGTCATAAACCGAACGCTCCACCAGCATGCGGGTCGGGGCATTGCACGACTGGCCGGTGTTGTTGAAGCAGTGCAAGGTTCCGCGTTTGACGGCCTTCGGGATATCTGCGTCGGCAAAAACGATATTGGGTGACTTTCCGCCGAGTTCCAGGGTTACCCGCTTGACGGTTTCAGCAGCCGCCTTTTGCACGGCGATGCCGGCGCGCGTAGAGCCGGTAAACGACATCATGTCGATATCGGGATGGCGCGACATGGCTTCACCCACGGTCGGCCCGTCACCATTGACCAGGTTGAAGACACCTGCCGGGAAGCCTGCCTCATGCATGATTTCGGCAAATATGATGCCGGACATGGGCGAAATTTCAGAAGGTTTCAGGATGACCGTGCAACCGGCGGCGACAGCGGGAACCACTTTGAGGCAGATCTGGTTCATCGGCCAGTTCCACGGCGTGATCAGGCCACACACGCCAATCGGCTCATGGGCAATGTGCTCGGTCGGCACTTTTTCACTCAACGGCGCGTCAAACTCGAAATTCTTGAGCGTGCGGATAAATGACTTGATATGCCCCCAGCCGGCGCCTGCCTGTTGCTGCGTGGACATGGTGATCGGGGCACCCACCTCGCTGGAAATAATCTTGGCCATATCACCGGACCGCTTTTCGTAAACCGCCAGCAGTTTTTCCAGATACTCCAGGCGTTCTTCGCGGCTGGTCCTGCTCCAGGTCTTGAACGC
Above is a window of Anderseniella sp. Alg231-50 DNA encoding:
- a CDS encoding aldehyde dehydrogenase family protein, which produces MLRKTDFYIDGKWVAPAKAQDLEVINPADETAFATISLGSAADVDAAVAAARTAFKTWSRTSREERLEYLEKLLAVYEKRSGDMAKIISSEVGAPITMSTQQQAGAGWGHIKSFIRTLKNFEFDAPLSEKVPTEHIAHEPIGVCGLITPWNWPMNQICLKVVPAVAAGCTVILKPSEISPMSGIIFAEIMHEAGFPAGVFNLVNGDGPTVGEAMSRHPDIDMMSFTGSTRAGIAVQKAAAETVKRVTLELGGKSPNIVFADADIPKAVKRGTLHCFNNTGQSCNAPTRMLVERSVYDSAVEIAAETAKNCKVGDPAEEGNHIGPLISQMQFDKVQTLIQKGIDEGAKLVAGGTGRPDGFNRGYFVRPTVFADVNNDMAIAREEIFGPVLTMIPFETEAEAVEIANDTQYGLAAYVQSGDQARAQKVARELRAGMVLLNGAQRPGGSPFGGYKMSGNGREGGDWGLEDFLEVKAISGWDESAA